Below is a window of Staphylococcus succinus DNA.
TTTCAGTAGTATCTTTCAATTATTACAATACCATCTGATTTAAATTAAAACTACAGTATTTTATCTTATATACAACAATATATACTAAGATGGTATGTGCTTTTTAAACGCTTATGGAAACTAGCTCCCTTTTAATATCTATCATTTAAAAAGTAGAAAAGTATACTAACCTAATGTTATCAAAAAGACAAAATTAAATCCCTTAAATTACGCAGTTAACTTTATTCTATATTGCTATAACTAAATTATAAAATAAATAACAAACAATAAACTTATGCTCTAATCATTTGTTATTCTGTGTTTACATATGTAAGTAGCTTAGCGATTAATATGCTAATAAAGTAAATTATAACTGTATAAACAACAATTAAGTTAACAGGTGTTTCTGGCTTGAAATAACTTACTGCCTGTTCATTAGAATTCAATAGATATATAGAAAATATGATGGAGCTTATCATCGAAACAATGTTTAACATTAAAACGATTACTAATTTATACTGTCCGATTGATAGATTATTCAATGTGATAAGCATTACCCCAAATACAATATAACCAATTATTGTAAACGATAGGTAATCTGTAAAAATACCTAAAAATGTAAAAGGCAATATATATGCAACTGGTATGAAATTCTTCATGATGAATCTCCTTTTAATAAAGTAACTAGTTTAATATCTCATGATATATTTTTAATTTTGAGTTATCTTTATAATAATATCAATAAAACAAAAACTTTTCTCATTATTTTTATATAATAAATATACTAAATATTTACAGTAAATAATTAATATTATTAAAATTACTGATTATAAAAGTTACTTCAAAAATTAATATTCAACATCAAGAGGAAGTAGAACAAGTAATTGAATAAGCAAGAAACGCTGGTGCTACTATCATAATTGAACTTCACAAATCTTTTTTGGGTGGTTATTCAAGATATTTTCAAGATCCAGACGGTCATCTGTGGGAAGTAGTATGAAACCCTAATTTAGTAATCAAAGAATAAATCTATATTATAGACTCTGAATACAAACCACACTACTTTGAAATAGAACAGCCAACCCAAATAAAATGGGTTGGCTGTTAACTTTATATGACTTTATTTCATTTTTAAAAGCGCTACGTTGAAGTATTAAGGTATTTTACGAAATATTTTTCATTTACACTTTAAATACCAAATTAAACTAAAAAACGAAGTTACTATTCCAGTTAGTTATTTTTATAAATAGCTTCCTTCAAGGCTTTTAAACCATCGTCTATACGTGGCCCTGGTCTAGAAATTTCGTCACCATTTACCGATTCTATGTTAGATTGCTTCACAGCGTTTATATCTTTAAATCCACCACGTTGCGATAACTCTTTTTTATAATCTTCTTTAGATATTCCCATAGTAGATATCATCATATCTGGATTTTTCTTAATAATAGCTTCCTTACTCACTTTTTGCCATCCTTCTAAATTAGAAAAGCTGTTTTGGGTTTTCAATTGCTTTAACATATCATCAAAAAAAGTATGTTTGCCAGCAGTATATATTTCTGGCTGTGATGAAATTTCCATAAATACTTTCTGGGATTTACTATTTTTAGGAATTGATGCTTTTACTTTTTCTATATTATTTTTTGTTTCTTTTACAAGTGCTTTCGCAGCTTTTTCTTTACCTGTTATTGTACCAATTTGATTGAATGTGTCATACATTTCATTAATAGATTGCGCATCTTTTACGTAAACTACTTTTACACCGCTTTTTTTCAATGATTTTAATACTTCACCACTTGTCGCTTTTTGTGACTCGTGTGCTAATATTAAATCTGGCTTTGCCTTCAACAAAGTTTCTTTGTTTAATTTCATAGCGTCAAATTGTTTTTTGTCTTTTACCTCTTTGGGATAGTCATCCACAGTTGATACTCCGACCACTTTGTTTCCTAAACCTAATTCATACAGTATTTCTGTATTACTAGGCATCAATGATATGATTCTATGATAAGAAGGGGTATCCGACTTTCCAGCTTTATGATTAGCTTGATCTTGTCCTGTCCCACAAGCCGCTAACAATAACACTAAAATGATAGAAAGATATAATATTTTGTATATTTTTTTCATTTCATTGTCTCCTCATTGTCTTTTACATCTATCATATCAAATTCTCAGTGCTTATCTACTATGTTATTTCAAAATAACAATCTAAAAATGTATATTTCTTTTTATCTTTACCATTAAAATAATTTTTCCCAAAGTTATCTAATAGTGCATGAAATTCATTCGCATCTTCATTTGTAAAATTTTCTGGTAACATAATATGTTTTTTTAATTTTTCGTAGTTCTCAGTATGCTTATAACCGAGCTTCCTATAAATTCTACGTGTATAGCTATCAGGAATAAAGGTTACACCACCAAATATATATACTATAAGTACATCTGCTGTTTCACTCCCAATACCTTTAATTGTTAATAAAGTTGACCTTAAATCACTTTTATATTTTTCAGCTATTGCTTGATAGTCAAAATTAAATTGCTGCAACCAACGTAATAACGAGAATATTGTTTGAGCTTTGTTTTTATAAAAGCCACTAGATTTTATCAATGTTTGAAGTTCTTCTATCTCTAATTTCAAAATGTTTTGCACTTGTAATTGCGTCTTCTTTTTTAATGTTTGAATGGCGTAATCTGCGTTTCTCCAGTTTGTATTTTGGACCAATATCGCCCCCAAAATAATTTCTATTTTAGATTCTGCTGGCCACCAACCTTGTGGTCCCATGTGCTCATATAACTTGCGATATAAGGTGTAGGTATCTAGCATAATTTAACTCAACTCCTATTCACTTAAAATAAACACCGTTCTCATCATTATAGTATGAAATAAAAAAAAGAGCTGCAATGATTTGTTAACATGGTTTGGAGGTGCGTCCAACAGTGTTAACAAATCTATCGCGAG
It encodes the following:
- a CDS encoding ABC transporter substrate-binding protein, whose amino-acid sequence is MKKIYKILYLSIILVLLLAACGTGQDQANHKAGKSDTPSYHRIISLMPSNTEILYELGLGNKVVGVSTVDDYPKEVKDKKQFDAMKLNKETLLKAKPDLILAHESQKATSGEVLKSLKKSGVKVVYVKDAQSINEMYDTFNQIGTITGKEKAAKALVKETKNNIEKVKASIPKNSKSQKVFMEISSQPEIYTAGKHTFFDDMLKQLKTQNSFSNLEGWQKVSKEAIIKKNPDMMISTMGISKEDYKKELSQRGGFKDINAVKQSNIESVNGDEISRPGPRIDDGLKALKEAIYKNN
- a CDS encoding endonuclease III domain-containing protein, coding for MLDTYTLYRKLYEHMGPQGWWPAESKIEIILGAILVQNTNWRNADYAIQTLKKKTQLQVQNILKLEIEELQTLIKSSGFYKNKAQTIFSLLRWLQQFNFDYQAIAEKYKSDLRSTLLTIKGIGSETADVLIVYIFGGVTFIPDSYTRRIYRKLGYKHTENYEKLKKHIMLPENFTNEDANEFHALLDNFGKNYFNGKDKKKYTFLDCYFEIT